The Muricauda sp. SCSIO 65647 genome includes a region encoding these proteins:
- a CDS encoding LytR/AlgR family response regulator transcription factor — MKVIIIEDEKPAARRLGRLLEELNVEVSTMLHSVGESIEWFHNNGHPDLIFLDIQLSDGLSFEIFDAVSVKSAIIFTTAYDEYALQAFKLNSIDYLLKPIDEEDLEQAIKKYRELKSGTNQLSVDFDDIKKLLTNPIEREYKKRFTARVGQHIKIINADEVESFYSENKGTYAATIDGRNYLLDTTLENLENELSPEMFFRVSRKFYVNINHIKDIISYTNSRLKIKLNRFDEQEIIVSRERVKDFKLWLE, encoded by the coding sequence ATGAAAGTCATAATCATAGAAGATGAAAAACCTGCTGCCCGAAGATTGGGCAGGCTATTGGAAGAATTGAATGTAGAGGTTTCGACCATGTTGCATTCGGTTGGTGAATCAATTGAATGGTTTCATAACAACGGGCACCCTGACCTCATTTTTTTGGATATCCAACTTTCAGATGGACTTTCATTTGAGATTTTTGACGCCGTTTCGGTAAAGAGCGCCATTATCTTCACAACGGCCTATGACGAATATGCGTTGCAGGCATTCAAATTGAACAGTATCGACTATTTGTTGAAACCCATCGATGAGGAAGATTTGGAACAGGCCATTAAAAAATACCGTGAATTAAAATCAGGCACCAATCAGCTATCGGTCGATTTTGATGACATCAAAAAGTTATTGACCAATCCGATTGAGCGCGAATACAAAAAAAGATTTACGGCAAGGGTAGGGCAGCATATCAAAATCATCAATGCTGATGAGGTCGAGTCTTTTTATAGTGAGAACAAAGGTACCTATGCTGCGACCATCGATGGAAGAAATTACTTGCTCGATACCACTTTGGAAAATTTAGAAAATGAACTGTCGCCCGAAATGTTCTTTCGGGTCAGCCGCAAATTTTATGTCAATATCAACCATATCAAAGACATTATCTCTTACACGAATTCAAGACTAAAAATCAAGCTGAACCGCTTTGATGAGCAAGAAATCATCGTAAGTAGAGAACGTGTCAAAGACTTTAAGTTATGGTTAGAATAA
- a CDS encoding 2TM domain-containing protein, with translation MQQLDKESRYIKAKERVEELKKFYANLWSYILVISALGLINYLTNEWRYMWFLWAAFGWGIGVLFHAINTFRLNPFFGKDWEERKIREFMEEDEKTRKWR, from the coding sequence ATGCAACAATTAGATAAAGAGAGCAGGTATATCAAAGCAAAAGAAAGAGTTGAAGAATTGAAGAAATTCTACGCCAACCTTTGGTCATATATTTTGGTCATCTCGGCATTGGGCCTGATCAATTATTTGACCAATGAATGGCGCTATATGTGGTTTCTATGGGCAGCCTTCGGATGGGGTATCGGAGTATTGTTCCATGCCATCAACACCTTCAGATTGAATCCCTTTTTTGGGAAAGACTGGGAAGAGCGCAAGATCCGTGAGTTTATGGAAGAAGATGAAAAAACCAGAAAATGGAGATGA
- a CDS encoding 2TM domain-containing protein, producing the protein MENLEVYKYQKAKEKVEAIKGFHSNLFSYCIIIPILAYINYRTTSFAWVLFPAVGWGIGLVAHWMNAYGYNPILGKDWEERKIKEFMQNDER; encoded by the coding sequence ATGGAAAATTTAGAAGTCTATAAGTATCAAAAGGCAAAAGAAAAAGTTGAAGCCATAAAGGGCTTTCATTCCAATCTGTTCAGTTACTGTATCATTATTCCAATTTTGGCATATATCAACTACAGAACTACAAGTTTTGCCTGGGTGCTGTTCCCGGCCGTCGGTTGGGGCATCGGTTTGGTGGCCCACTGGATGAACGCATACGGCTATAACCCCATACTTGGCAAAGATTGGGAAGAACGTAAAATTAAAGAGTTCATGCAAAATGATGAACGCTAG
- a CDS encoding 2TM domain-containing protein, with product MIQYIIKLLGIAIIIGLGVALVFIGLEALMGRDVNFNILLLKEVGYYVFYSIVLTLVNSIYFDYLNDKVKWKRYAKYRIPISGLGGVIITMLSIFWIRIVIYIGFEGKDWDSFIAGEKAIFYVVALLITLVVTVIFHAARFYKNWQENRVKEQKIIAGTASAKFDALKNQLDPHFLFNSLNVLTSLIEEDTRQAQRFTTSLSKVYRYVLEQKNKDLVTVNEELRFARTYVQLLKMRFEDSITFDIPEEAKNPEAKIVPLSLQLLLENAVKHNVVSSTRPLKIKVFEEDGQLVVSNNLQEKQVVKKSSGVGLQNIRQRYGILTDREVYIQKSNTEFTVALPMLTKQLSVMETQQSFLQEKRYLKAKEKVEAIKGFYSNLIAYCFVIPFLWWLNFRTTDFLWAFFPTIGWGFGVIAHGMEAYGYNPLWGKRWEERKIRELMEKDEF from the coding sequence ATTATTCAATATATAATCAAATTACTGGGCATCGCGATCATTATTGGACTCGGGGTAGCCCTAGTCTTCATAGGTTTAGAGGCCCTTATGGGGAGAGATGTCAATTTTAATATCCTATTGCTTAAAGAAGTGGGGTATTATGTCTTTTACTCTATCGTTCTCACTCTGGTCAACAGCATTTATTTTGATTATCTGAACGACAAAGTAAAATGGAAGCGTTATGCCAAATATCGAATTCCCATAAGTGGGCTTGGTGGGGTGATCATTACCATGCTCAGCATTTTTTGGATCCGTATTGTCATTTATATTGGTTTTGAAGGCAAAGATTGGGATTCTTTCATAGCAGGTGAAAAGGCCATTTTCTATGTTGTTGCCCTTTTGATCACCTTGGTCGTCACCGTTATCTTCCATGCAGCGCGCTTTTACAAAAACTGGCAAGAAAACCGTGTCAAAGAGCAAAAGATCATTGCAGGTACCGCATCAGCTAAATTCGATGCGCTCAAAAACCAACTCGACCCCCATTTTCTATTCAACAGCCTCAACGTATTGACCAGCCTTATCGAAGAAGACACACGACAGGCCCAGAGGTTCACCACATCGCTATCAAAAGTATATCGCTATGTGCTCGAACAAAAAAACAAAGATTTGGTCACGGTAAATGAAGAGTTGCGTTTTGCCAGAACGTATGTGCAGTTGTTAAAAATGCGCTTTGAAGATAGCATTACATTTGACATCCCTGAGGAAGCTAAAAATCCCGAGGCAAAGATAGTGCCGCTTTCATTACAGCTTTTGCTCGAAAACGCGGTGAAGCACAATGTGGTATCAAGTACCCGGCCCTTGAAAATCAAGGTTTTTGAAGAAGACGGACAGTTGGTGGTCAGCAATAACCTACAAGAGAAACAGGTGGTCAAAAAGAGCAGTGGGGTAGGCCTACAGAACATTCGTCAACGCTATGGTATCTTGACCGATAGGGAAGTGTATATTCAAAAATCAAATACTGAATTTACCGTAGCCCTTCCCATGTTGACCAAACAGCTCTCGGTAATGGAGACACAGCAATCCTTCCTCCAAGAAAAACGCTATTTAAAGGCCAAAGAAAAAGTTGAGGCCATCAAGGGATTTTACAGCAATTTGATCGCTTATTGTTTTGTGATTCCTTTTCTGTGGTGGCTGAACTTCAGAACTACTGATTTCCTCTGGGCCTTTTTTCCGACCATAGGTTGGGGATTCGGGGTCATTGCCCACGGTATGGAGGCCTATGGCTATAATCCCCTTTGGGGCAAACGTTGGGAAGAGCGAAAGATCCGCGAACTGATGGAAAAGGATGAGTTTTGA
- a CDS encoding 2TM domain-containing protein — protein sequence MEMIMDYRNEEKRVRAKKRVDELKGFYIHLAVYLVVNMFILVNIYLHSDNFWRWGHFYTLLFWGVGLAFHAAHTFHFNPFFGKKWEQRQIQKYMEEDEKDSQRYL from the coding sequence ATGGAGATGATCATGGACTATCGAAACGAAGAAAAAAGGGTAAGGGCCAAGAAAAGGGTCGATGAATTGAAGGGGTTTTACATCCATCTGGCCGTTTATTTGGTGGTCAACATGTTCATCTTGGTCAATATCTACCTGCACAGCGACAACTTTTGGCGATGGGGTCACTTTTACACCCTTTTGTTTTGGGGTGTTGGGTTGGCTTTTCATGCGGCACACACCTTTCATTTCAATCCGTTTTTTGGTAAGAAATGGGAACAAAGGCAGATTCAAAAATATATGGAGGAAGATGAGAAAGATTCACAACGTTATCTGTAG